The genomic stretch AATTTAGAAGATGATTCTATAGGAATACTGTCTCCTGCGGCATCTTCACTAGATCAATTCTCTTCTTATGCCCAAAGAGGAAAAGAATTTAAAGAACTTGTTTTGGGTTTAAGCAAACTTTAAACACCTTGTGTGTATACTTCCACTCCAATTTAAGTAATGGCGCGATAGCTCAGTCGGTAGAGCAAAGGATTGAAAATCCTTGTGTCGACAGTTCGATTCTGTCTCGAGCCACCATTTAAATTAGGTGCTGGTGTAGCTCAGCTTGGCTAGAGCAGCTGATTTGTAATCAGCAGGTCGGGGGTTCAAGTCCCTTCACCAGCTCCATTTACATAGTGCATAGTCTGTAAAGAATAACACTAAACGAAACAATAATTTTCAACGGGAAGGTTGGAGAGTGGTCAAATCCTGCGGATTGTAAATCCGCCGCCTACGGCTTCGAAGGTTCGAGTCCTTCTCTTCCCACCACTATAATGAATGCGGGAATAGCTCAGTTGGCTAGAGCCTCTGCCTTCCAAGCAGATTGTCGCGAGTTCGAGTCTCGTTTCCCGCTCCATTTATTTATTGATTATTGGGAGCTTAGTTTTAAGCACAAATTTTATAACTCTTTATAAATATTTATCCCACTAAGCTTTTTTTTAGTATTAATTTTATATAATACACGCACAAAAATTAATAGATAGTAAAATATCTATATAATTAATAATAAATCCCCTCTGAATAGAGAAGCTACTGGGCTTATCTACTCAGAGGGCAATAACCTAAAACTAGAAGGAAAATTCTATGGCAAAAGAAAAATTTGAACGAAGTAAACCACACGTAAATATCGGGACTATCGGTCACGTAGATCATGGTAAAACTACTTTAACAGCAGCAATATCAGCAGTTTTAACTAACGCTGGTGGTGGAACTATGATGGATTATGATCAAATCGATAATGCACCAGAAGAAAGAGAAAGAGGAATTACAATTGCTACTTCTCATATTGAATATGAAACAGCAACTAGACACTATGCACACGTAGATTGTCCAGGTCACGCCGATTATGTTAAAAACATGATTACTGGTGCTGCACAAATGGATGGAGCTATCTTAGTTATTGCAGCTACTGATGGTCCTATGGCACAAACTAGAGAGCATATCTTATTATCTAAACAAGTTGGTGTTCCTTACATCATTGTTTTCATGAACAAAGAAGATCAATTAGACGAAGAAGATAAAGAAGAAATGTTAGAACTAGTTGAAATGGAAATTAGAGAGTTACTTTCTGATTATGATTTCCCAGGTGATGACACTCCAATTATTGCAGGATCTGCATTCCAAGCATTAGAAGAAGCTAAAGCTGGTGTAAATGGTGAATGGTCTGCTAAAATCATGCAACTTATGGATGCTGTTGATACTTATATCCCAACTCCAAAAAGAGATACTGAACAAGATTTCTTAATGCCTGTTGAAGATGTTTTCTCTATTTCAGGAAGAGGAACAGTTGTAACTGGTAGAATTGAAAAAGGTATCGTTAAAATTGGTGAAACAATTGAAATCGTTGGAATTAGAGATACTATTACTACTACTGTAACTGGTGTTGAAATGTTCAGAAAAGAAATGGAACAAGGTGAAGCAGGTGATAACTGTGGTGTTCTATTAAGAGGTGTTAAAAAAGAAGACGTTGAAAGAGGTCAAGTTTTAATTAAGCCTGGTACAATCACTCCTCATACTGACTTTAGATGTGAAGTATATATTCTTTCTAAAGAAGAGGGTGGTAGACATACTCCATTCTTCTCTGGATATAGACCACAATTTTACGTAAGAACTACTGATGTAACTGGTTCTTGTACACTTCCAGAAGGTACTGAAATGGTTATGCCTGGTGACAACGTTGAAATGACTGTAGCATTAGTTGCTCCTGTCGCTCTTGAAAAGGGAACAAAGTTCGCTATTAGAGAAGGTGGTAGAACTGTTGGTGCTGGTGTTGTTGCAGAAATTATCAAGTAAGGATTGATTTATGGCAAGCGCAAATATAAAAATCGGACTTAAATGTCAAGAGTGTGGTGATATTAACTACACTACTATGAAAAATCCTAAGACTCATACTGAAAAGTTTGAGACTAAGAAATATAGTCCAAGATTAAAAAAACATACTTTACACAAAGAAGTAAAATTAAAGTCATAAGACTTTAAGAAGAAGCAATTATATTGCTTCTTCATCTTATAGTTAGGTCAGTAGCTCCAATGGTAGAGCGCCGGATTCCAAATCCGACGGTTGTGGGTTCGAGTCCCTCCTGGCCTGCCATTTCTCTTAATAAAATAAAATCAATCAAAAATCAGTATTATAAACATATTTAGTTTTACTTAAGTAAAAGTAAAGTTTAACTTAGATATAATTCCCGTCCTATACAAAGAAGTAGAATTTTTTTAAAAGTAGTTTTGACTCTTTTTAAAAGAATTTAAAAGCTTATTATTAATCCGGAGTGAAATAGTGAATAAATTAAAAACATATTATAGAAATGCAAAAGAAGAGCTGTTTAAAGTAATTTTTCCAATTAAAGAACAAATTAGATCTGCATACCTTTCTGTATTTATA from Poseidonibacter antarcticus encodes the following:
- the tuf gene encoding elongation factor Tu, yielding MAKEKFERSKPHVNIGTIGHVDHGKTTLTAAISAVLTNAGGGTMMDYDQIDNAPEERERGITIATSHIEYETATRHYAHVDCPGHADYVKNMITGAAQMDGAILVIAATDGPMAQTREHILLSKQVGVPYIIVFMNKEDQLDEEDKEEMLELVEMEIRELLSDYDFPGDDTPIIAGSAFQALEEAKAGVNGEWSAKIMQLMDAVDTYIPTPKRDTEQDFLMPVEDVFSISGRGTVVTGRIEKGIVKIGETIEIVGIRDTITTTVTGVEMFRKEMEQGEAGDNCGVLLRGVKKEDVERGQVLIKPGTITPHTDFRCEVYILSKEEGGRHTPFFSGYRPQFYVRTTDVTGSCTLPEGTEMVMPGDNVEMTVALVAPVALEKGTKFAIREGGRTVGAGVVAEIIK
- the rpmG gene encoding 50S ribosomal protein L33, whose amino-acid sequence is MASANIKIGLKCQECGDINYTTMKNPKTHTEKFETKKYSPRLKKHTLHKEVKLKS
- the secE gene encoding preprotein translocase subunit SecE, translated to MNKLKTYYRNAKEELFKVIFPIKEQIRSAYLSVFIVVTVISLFLALIDAIMSLSLSSIIN